One part of the Treponema sp. OMZ 787 genome encodes these proteins:
- a CDS encoding MATE family efflux transporter yields the protein MRLKFIGQTTAQRRELILTASPIKTLIILSLPALMMAMLQAMMPFTDGLFINRLTDHVTASAVSFSQPIIFIVLALGQGLSVGATAIIGQLNGRGNIEESKKVATQIFVFSFLLGIASIPLLFIIGTVISYTLKSEIAPLVFRYISLYCLVMPLSFMEAIYNGIKNANGKPEAPFIRMIIMLIIKIIGNFLFLYVFRMKIDGCVLASLLANIVVSAWMFYDLFLKNSPDKLSLKNFRFSSPTLEELLRVGFPAMLNYAFVYLGFFLINNEMEPYGAVVLNGQSIASNISTICFNIPGCFSAAVTTMVSMNIGSGNPEKAKKACLLGCITSAISGAVLIAAIVPSSAYLVSLFKPELPEIGDIAVKALHIYTYSVIGFGVCMTIQGAFIGLGKTKIPLMLGILRIWLLRYIFILATEKYLSYYSIYWGNLFSNITAGLVATILILNTKWVSVIKK from the coding sequence ATGCGGCTTAAATTTATAGGACAAACTACAGCACAAAGGCGGGAGCTTATTTTAACAGCTTCACCTATCAAAACCCTAATCATCCTTTCTTTACCGGCTCTTATGATGGCAATGCTTCAGGCAATGATGCCTTTTACGGACGGTCTTTTTATAAACAGGCTTACTGACCATGTAACAGCCAGTGCAGTCAGCTTTTCTCAGCCTATTATCTTCATTGTTTTAGCCCTTGGACAAGGCCTCAGTGTCGGAGCTACGGCAATTATAGGACAACTTAATGGAAGAGGAAATATTGAGGAAAGCAAAAAGGTTGCTACACAAATTTTCGTATTTTCATTTTTGTTGGGAATTGCATCAATTCCTCTGTTATTCATAATAGGAACGGTAATAAGCTATACGCTTAAGAGCGAAATAGCTCCGCTGGTTTTTAGGTACATTTCGCTTTATTGTCTTGTAATGCCTTTAAGCTTTATGGAAGCTATATACAACGGTATAAAGAATGCCAACGGCAAGCCTGAAGCTCCGTTTATAAGAATGATAATTATGCTTATCATAAAAATCATAGGCAACTTTCTTTTTTTATATGTTTTTAGAATGAAAATAGACGGCTGTGTGCTAGCCTCTCTTTTAGCCAATATTGTAGTATCTGCATGGATGTTCTATGATCTTTTTTTAAAGAATAGCCCTGATAAACTCAGCTTAAAAAATTTTAGATTTTCTTCTCCTACCCTTGAAGAGCTTTTACGGGTAGGATTTCCTGCAATGCTCAATTATGCCTTTGTCTATCTGGGCTTTTTTCTTATAAACAACGAAATGGAGCCCTACGGGGCTGTGGTTTTAAACGGACAAAGCATTGCAAGCAATATTTCTACAATCTGTTTTAATATTCCCGGCTGTTTTAGTGCGGCAGTTACCACTATGGTAAGTATGAACATAGGATCCGGAAACCCTGAAAAGGCGAAAAAGGCCTGTCTTTTAGGCTGCATTACAAGTGCCATAAGCGGAGCTGTTCTTATTGCTGCAATTGTACCGTCTTCAGCTTATTTGGTCTCACTGTTTAAGCCTGAGCTTCCCGAAATCGGCGATATTGCCGTGAAGGCACTGCATATTTATACATACTCGGTCATAGGTTTCGGCGTTTGCATGACAATTCAAGGAGCCTTTATCGGACTCGGAAAAACCAAGATACCGCTGATGCTGGGTATTTTACGAATCTGGCTCTTACGCTACATCTTCATCCTTGCAACCGAAAAATACCTTTCCTACTACTCGATATATTGGGGCAACCTTTTTTCAAACATTACCGCAGGTCTTGTCGCAACTATCTTGATCTTGAATACCAAATGGGTATCCGTAATAAAAAAATAA
- a CDS encoding DUF2871 family protein — MYIVESVFDLSYLALVMALSIKLLLQKDRTAKLFGLMALLLGAGDSFHLLPRVISMWHKGGFEANAFYLSIGVLITSITMTIFYLMFYHYYKIKTNTSSRTKDMLIYGLALIRLILTLMPQNEWGMADASYTWSIIRNIPFAALGAVLIYFFYQARKTPGLEHMALLTALSFLFYLPVVLFSKTVPVVGSLMMPKTVAYVGIVYVGFKHFIPKFSLRSILENSFVYLILGLAAGVFFREFTKFNAFDGVSYLSLMHAHVLVLGVVLSLAAYLAFKQVPALDEKKLACVRRANYFWNTGLLITVVLMLLRGIITVLGNNYTSKAQDAALSGIAGIGHILLALGLIYTFLMILKTRED; from the coding sequence ATGTACATTGTTGAATCTGTTTTTGATTTGAGCTATTTGGCTCTGGTTATGGCCTTAAGCATAAAGCTTTTGTTACAAAAGGATAGAACAGCAAAGCTGTTCGGGCTTATGGCTCTTCTTTTAGGTGCCGGGGATTCATTTCACCTTCTTCCCCGTGTAATTTCTATGTGGCACAAGGGCGGTTTTGAGGCAAATGCCTTCTACCTCTCAATCGGAGTTTTAATAACCTCCATTACAATGACTATTTTTTATCTTATGTTCTATCATTATTATAAGATAAAAACCAATACAAGCAGCAGGACAAAGGATATGCTTATATACGGTTTGGCACTCATAAGGTTGATACTCACCCTTATGCCTCAAAATGAGTGGGGTATGGCCGATGCAAGCTATACTTGGAGTATAATCCGTAATATCCCCTTTGCTGCTCTCGGAGCCGTTTTGATTTATTTCTTTTACCAAGCTAGAAAAACCCCCGGCTTGGAGCACATGGCCTTATTAACTGCCTTGAGTTTTTTATTCTATTTACCGGTTGTATTGTTTTCAAAAACCGTGCCTGTTGTCGGCTCTCTTATGATGCCCAAGACTGTGGCCTATGTGGGAATCGTATATGTAGGATTTAAGCATTTTATACCCAAATTCAGCCTAAGAAGTATCTTGGAAAATTCTTTTGTGTACTTGATTTTAGGTTTGGCCGCCGGTGTCTTTTTTAGGGAATTTACAAAATTCAATGCCTTTGACGGGGTTTCATATCTAAGCTTGATGCACGCCCATGTTTTGGTTTTAGGGGTTGTCCTTTCCCTGGCTGCCTACCTTGCATTTAAACAGGTTCCGGCTCTTGACGAAAAAAAACTTGCCTGTGTCAGAAGAGCTAATTATTTTTGGAATACGGGGCTTCTTATTACTGTAGTCCTAATGCTTTTGAGAGGTATTATTACCGTTTTAGGAAATAATTATACCTCAAAAGCCCAAGATGCAGCTCTTTCAGGTATAGCCGGAATAGGCCACATCCTTTTGGCTCTCGGCCTCATATATACATTTTTGATGATTCTTAAGACAAGAGAGGATTAA
- a CDS encoding nuclear transport factor 2 family protein: METQQILQNFFEAENKRDWAAYKKFLHPEVVWQLFNNGSQNIKGTDEYMQFIKNAYKNTDIKFTCKDMKISNAGNRIAACLINDKGNISIDIFDFKDNLIYREYEFILD; encoded by the coding sequence ATGGAAACACAGCAAATTTTACAAAATTTTTTTGAGGCGGAAAATAAGCGGGACTGGGCAGCATATAAAAAATTTTTACATCCTGAAGTTGTATGGCAGTTATTCAATAACGGATCCCAAAATATTAAAGGGACTGATGAATATATGCAGTTTATAAAAAATGCCTATAAAAATACGGATATAAAATTTACCTGCAAGGACATGAAAATTTCTAACGCGGGCAACCGCATAGCTGCCTGTTTAATAAATGACAAAGGAAACATATCCATCGATATTTTTGATTTTAAAGATAATCTCATATATCGCGAATATGAATTTATATTGGATTAA
- a CDS encoding DUF4300 family protein has translation MKKILALVLAVFIVFVSCQKNEPLFSNISDDESLEEVKTALNANLDSKNVEAFINGVIDYNETIEKVSLRGKFEKDKPEYDLEKIYELWPAKKGDFIGTNCRINTFMLLKNNLEIREGKIDDSLLFMDKDAVSTGKIFNDKDTQKFKQLFSRVKTENTKDIRIHAQKMKEHFSNIKFDKNAKMLSVVLHDNFDGDFLFIGHAGVLVKNKGKFLFVEKLSFDEPFQAIKFSTKEDCYNYLFLKYKHYHDETTAKPFIMENDELVELALY, from the coding sequence ATGAAAAAGATATTAGCATTGGTTTTAGCGGTTTTTATTGTATTTGTATCATGTCAAAAAAATGAGCCCTTATTTTCAAACATAAGCGACGATGAAAGTTTAGAAGAAGTAAAAACCGCTTTAAATGCAAATTTGGACAGCAAAAATGTAGAAGCCTTTATAAATGGAGTTATCGACTATAACGAAACCATAGAAAAAGTTAGTTTAAGAGGCAAATTTGAAAAAGACAAGCCGGAGTATGATCTGGAAAAAATCTATGAACTATGGCCGGCAAAAAAGGGGGACTTTATAGGCACAAATTGCAGAATAAATACCTTTATGCTTTTAAAAAATAATCTTGAAATCAGAGAAGGAAAAATTGATGACTCTTTACTGTTTATGGACAAAGATGCCGTCAGCACAGGAAAAATCTTTAACGATAAAGACACTCAAAAATTTAAACAATTATTTTCGAGGGTAAAAACCGAAAACACTAAGGATATCCGCATTCATGCTCAAAAGATGAAAGAGCATTTTTCAAATATAAAATTCGATAAAAATGCAAAAATGCTTTCGGTTGTCCTGCACGATAATTTTGACGGTGATTTTCTTTTTATAGGCCATGCAGGTGTATTAGTCAAAAACAAGGGCAAATTTTTGTTTGTAGAAAAACTTTCTTTTGATGAACCTTTTCAAGCAATAAAATTCAGTACAAAGGAAGATTGCTATAATTATTTATTTTTAAAATATAAACACTACCATGACGAAACTACGGCAAAACCTTTTATCATGGAAAATGATGAGCTTGTAGAATTGGCTCTGTATTAA
- a CDS encoding aromatic amino acid lyase produces MDALILTGSPLSLEDVYSAAYNKRQVKISDDAEERVKKARQILFDMAAEGKPVYGLNRGVGWNKDKEFDEDFFAALISSA; encoded by the coding sequence ATGGATGCTTTAATTTTAACAGGCAGCCCATTATCCTTGGAAGATGTATACTCTGCCGCTTACAATAAGCGGCAGGTAAAAATTTCCGATGATGCGGAAGAAAGAGTAAAAAAAGCCCGCCAAATCTTATTTGATATGGCAGCTGAGGGAAAGCCCGTATACGGTCTTAACCGAGGAGTAGGCTGGAACAAGGATAAAGAATTTGATGAGGATTTTTTTGCTGCTTTGATAAGCTCAGCTTGA
- a CDS encoding TetR/AcrR family transcriptional regulator, with protein sequence MPKKTFLNLPQEKQQRILETCKKEFEEKPLFQASVSDIVNTLGIARGSFYQYFENLEECFFTILSSENMDVHALFQGALRESDNDFFNALLRYGEILSKELYKPSKRNLYRNRFLYWTPDLDKAWLEYRKKNQQTEKVAEMEKIYFSNLKKTSLSLLTHEDIKELIEYTKAIVHNLISRSFIENWEPQEFVEHFRKQIMWMKNGLKGGE encoded by the coding sequence ATGCCGAAAAAAACTTTTTTAAATTTACCTCAAGAAAAGCAGCAAAGGATTCTCGAAACATGTAAAAAGGAATTTGAAGAAAAGCCTCTTTTTCAGGCAAGTGTTTCGGATATTGTAAATACTCTGGGTATCGCTCGGGGCAGTTTTTATCAGTATTTTGAAAATTTGGAAGAATGCTTTTTTACGATTTTAAGCTCCGAAAATATGGATGTTCATGCTCTTTTTCAAGGTGCTTTGAGAGAAAGCGATAACGACTTTTTTAATGCCCTTTTAAGATACGGCGAGATTCTTTCAAAGGAGCTTTATAAACCGTCAAAGCGGAATTTATACAGAAACCGTTTTCTTTATTGGACTCCCGACTTGGATAAGGCTTGGCTTGAATACAGGAAGAAAAACCAGCAAACCGAAAAGGTTGCCGAGATGGAAAAGATATATTTTTCAAATCTTAAAAAGACCTCACTTTCACTTTTGACCCACGAAGATATAAAAGAGCTTATAGAATACACCAAGGCCATTGTTCATAACCTTATATCCCGCTCCTTTATCGAAAACTGGGAACCGCAAGAATTTGTTGAGCATTTTCGAAAACAAATAATGTGGATGAAAAACGGGCTTAAGGGCGGGGAGTGA
- a CDS encoding DUF2281 domain-containing protein, whose amino-acid sequence MLYSSLEKKLKLLPQTALEEISSYVDYILFKFTTLEKKSGSKSQKKGFGCLKDIPCKMSPDFDEPIEEFAEYM is encoded by the coding sequence GTGTTATACAGTAGTCTTGAAAAAAAATTAAAGTTGCTTCCGCAAACAGCTCTTGAAGAAATTTCTTCTTATGTGGATTATATTTTATTTAAATTTACTACATTAGAAAAAAAATCCGGATCAAAAAGTCAAAAAAAAGGTTTTGGCTGCTTAAAAGATATTCCTTGCAAAATGTCTCCAGATTTTGATGAGCCTATTGAAGAATTCGCGGAGTATATGTGA
- a CDS encoding type II toxin-antitoxin system VapC family toxin, with protein MYLLDTHAIIWYVIGSNELSITVRNLMEAKRCFFSFVSLWEIAIKQAKGTLDFEINISQLKTVLENEEFIYLNPTEYDVERIKKLPDIHKDPFDRLLIAQAMENNLTIITRDLKIPLYEVKTIW; from the coding sequence ATGTATTTATTGGATACTCATGCAATAATTTGGTATGTAATAGGAAGCAATGAGCTTTCTATTACTGTAAGAAATTTGATGGAAGCAAAAAGATGTTTTTTCAGTTTCGTATCGTTATGGGAAATCGCGATAAAACAAGCAAAAGGAACTCTTGATTTTGAAATTAATATTTCTCAATTAAAAACTGTTCTGGAGAATGAGGAATTTATTTATCTTAATCCTACGGAATATGATGTGGAACGAATAAAAAAGTTACCTGATATTCATAAAGATCCGTTTGATAGACTGCTTATTGCACAAGCTATGGAAAATAACCTAACTATAATAACAAGAGATTTAAAAATTCCTTTGTATGAAGTAAAGACTATTTGGTAA
- the pip gene encoding prolyl aminopeptidase: protein MKILYEKTPLFDEGFLKVSDIHSIYYAQYGNPKGRPVVFLHGGPGGGCIPVASQYFDPEFYRIVLFDQRGAGKSLPPCEMKENKSENLIEDIEKLRRHLGIGKWMVFGGSWGSTLALIYAIAHPDKVVSLILRGIFLGTQQEIDWIYEEGGASKFFPEDFEAYQHFIPQEERSSMVRAYSKRLFGEDKKLSLEAAHRWSRWESALVRLFPGVYDMSDEEALTMAKAECHYFLHKCFFKDDNYILNNCDKIKDIPCTIVQGRYDMDCPPFSAYKLHKKLPKSNLNIVLFGGHSSMEPGLVDGLVRAAEDHKKFF from the coding sequence ATGAAAATATTATACGAAAAAACACCGCTTTTTGATGAAGGCTTTTTAAAAGTCTCGGATATACACAGTATTTATTATGCACAATACGGCAACCCCAAGGGAAGGCCTGTAGTTTTTTTACACGGAGGGCCGGGAGGCGGATGTATTCCCGTTGCAAGCCAATACTTCGATCCCGAATTTTACCGAATAGTTTTATTTGATCAGAGGGGAGCAGGAAAAAGTTTACCGCCTTGCGAGATGAAAGAAAATAAATCCGAAAATCTGATTGAAGATATAGAAAAACTTCGCCGACACTTGGGCATCGGCAAATGGATGGTCTTCGGCGGAAGCTGGGGAAGCACCCTCGCCCTAATCTACGCAATTGCCCATCCCGATAAGGTAGTATCCTTAATTTTAAGAGGAATCTTTTTAGGAACTCAACAAGAAATAGACTGGATATATGAAGAAGGCGGAGCATCCAAATTCTTCCCTGAAGATTTTGAAGCCTACCAACATTTTATACCGCAAGAAGAAAGAAGCTCCATGGTAAGAGCTTATTCAAAACGCCTCTTCGGCGAAGATAAAAAACTTTCCCTTGAAGCCGCCCATAGGTGGAGCCGTTGGGAGTCGGCCCTCGTTCGCCTCTTCCCCGGTGTCTATGATATGAGCGATGAAGAAGCCTTAACTATGGCCAAGGCCGAATGTCATTACTTTTTGCACAAGTGCTTTTTTAAGGACGATAACTACATCTTAAATAATTGCGATAAGATTAAAGACATTCCCTGTACTATCGTACAAGGAAGATACGATATGGACTGTCCGCCCTTTTCCGCTTATAAACTGCATAAAAAATTACCTAAGTCGAATTTGAACATAGTTTTATTCGGAGGGCACTCTAGTATGGAACCTGGTTTGGTTGACGGCCTTGTAAGGGCAGCAGAAGACCACAAAAAATTCTTTTAA
- a CDS encoding PspC domain-containing protein, producing MKKRLCKSSRDKKILGVCAGLAEYLGVDPVLIRLLWIIFALFVGSGVIVYIIAAIIMPYDTEVKNDDNDESYEYAPRD from the coding sequence ATGAAAAAGAGATTATGCAAATCATCACGGGATAAAAAAATTTTAGGAGTTTGTGCGGGGCTTGCCGAGTATCTGGGTGTTGATCCTGTTTTAATAAGACTACTATGGATTATATTTGCCTTATTTGTGGGCTCCGGAGTTATTGTTTATATCATCGCAGCTATCATAATGCCCTATGATACGGAGGTTAAGAATGATGATAATGATGAGAGCTATGAGTATGCTCCTCGTGATTGA
- a CDS encoding ABC transporter ATP-binding protein — protein MEDFDVENYDEKFKSGVWKKVVKEFGYFKELLVPGILLGGLTGALDVVQPKMTKYVIDTFVKGRDLSNFNAVIIFTGVFLLISAAATFFFIKFVGHLEIKMCHRLRTKCFTKLQSLSLSFYDKNAVGWLMSRMSSDINKLSGIVAWGVTDLFWGFCMMMAVIIAMLGDSPRLALIGLITLPIIVLFSIYLRGKILKAQRRVRKINSQLTASYNEDIQGAKTTKTLVREELNAKEFVSKTDEMKTASIRGILISSVLMPTVQLIGAVGTALMVIYGGMSVVSGAITIGLLVAFFSYVTQFNAPLAEAADLFAEFISAQAAAERIFGLLEEESEIKDKEEVIKKYGTALCPAAEKKPLIKGCVKFEDVAFWYKEGEPVLSGFDLKVEAGQTIALVGATGAGKSTIVNLFCRFYEPKSGRILVDGIDYTDMPESWIHENLGYVLQSPHLFSGTIAENIRYGKLDASDEEIIEAAKLVDAHDFIVKMEKGYDTEVGEGGSLLSTGQKQLISFARTLVRNPRLFVLDEATSSIDTETEQKIQKAITTVLSGRTSFVVAHRLSTIRNADKIIVVEGGKMIECGSHDELMNQKGHYYELYTHQFISEEQRSLNIKS, from the coding sequence ATGGAAGATTTTGATGTAGAAAATTATGACGAAAAATTTAAAAGCGGAGTTTGGAAGAAGGTTGTAAAAGAATTCGGCTATTTTAAGGAACTGCTGGTTCCGGGGATTCTTTTGGGCGGTTTGACAGGTGCCTTGGATGTGGTCCAGCCCAAGATGACCAAATATGTAATAGACACCTTTGTAAAGGGGCGGGATTTAAGTAATTTTAATGCCGTAATTATTTTTACGGGAGTGTTCTTGCTGATTTCGGCTGCCGCAACCTTTTTCTTTATAAAATTTGTAGGTCATTTGGAAATAAAAATGTGCCACCGACTGAGAACAAAGTGTTTTACAAAATTGCAGTCCCTTTCCCTTTCATTTTACGATAAAAATGCCGTCGGCTGGCTTATGTCGAGAATGTCTTCTGATATAAACAAATTGTCAGGCATTGTTGCATGGGGAGTAACCGATCTCTTTTGGGGCTTTTGTATGATGATGGCTGTCATAATTGCTATGTTGGGAGACAGCCCGAGGCTTGCCCTCATAGGCTTGATTACCCTTCCCATAATTGTGCTTTTTAGTATTTATCTGCGGGGAAAAATTTTAAAAGCCCAAAGGCGGGTGCGTAAGATAAATTCTCAATTGACGGCCTCCTACAATGAAGATATTCAGGGTGCTAAGACTACTAAGACCTTGGTGAGGGAAGAGTTAAATGCAAAGGAGTTTGTGTCTAAAACCGACGAGATGAAAACCGCATCTATCAGAGGTATCTTAATTTCTTCTGTTCTTATGCCTACCGTTCAGCTAATCGGAGCTGTAGGCACAGCCCTCATGGTAATTTATGGAGGAATGTCTGTTGTTTCGGGTGCTATTACAATAGGCTTACTCGTTGCCTTTTTTTCTTATGTTACGCAGTTTAACGCTCCCTTGGCAGAAGCTGCCGATCTCTTTGCAGAATTTATTTCGGCTCAGGCAGCTGCCGAACGCATCTTCGGGCTTCTTGAAGAAGAGTCCGAGATTAAGGACAAGGAAGAGGTTATAAAAAAATACGGAACCGCCCTTTGTCCCGCCGCCGAAAAAAAGCCTCTTATTAAAGGCTGTGTAAAATTTGAAGATGTTGCTTTTTGGTACAAGGAAGGGGAGCCGGTATTAAGCGGTTTTGACCTAAAGGTTGAAGCCGGGCAGACCATAGCCTTGGTCGGAGCTACGGGAGCCGGAAAATCGACAATCGTCAATCTTTTTTGCCGGTTTTACGAGCCTAAGAGCGGCCGTATCCTTGTGGACGGCATAGACTATACCGATATGCCGGAAAGCTGGATTCACGAAAACCTGGGCTATGTGCTTCAGTCTCCCCATCTTTTTTCCGGAACGATTGCAGAAAATATCAGGTACGGAAAATTGGATGCAAGCGATGAAGAAATTATTGAAGCTGCAAAACTGGTAGATGCCCATGACTTTATAGTTAAGATGGAAAAGGGTTATGACACAGAGGTAGGCGAGGGCGGAAGTCTTCTTTCCACAGGCCAAAAGCAGCTTATTTCTTTTGCCCGCACCTTGGTAAGAAATCCGCGTCTCTTCGTTTTGGATGAGGCGACCTCTTCTATCGATACCGAAACCGAACAAAAAATTCAAAAGGCCATCACTACAGTTTTGTCGGGGCGTACATCCTTTGTTGTTGCCCACAGATTATCGACAATAAGAAATGCAGATAAGATAATAGTTGTTGAAGGGGGAAAGATGATTGAATGCGGCAGCCACGATGAGCTGATGAATCAAAAAGGCCATTATTACGAGCTTTATACCCATCAATTTATCAGTGAAGAACAAAGGTCGCTCAATATAAAGAGTTAA
- a CDS encoding type II toxin-antitoxin system VapC family toxin yields MKYLLDTHTILWYLFGDARLPKSAKDIIESNVCFYSYASFWEISIKQSKKKLEFTRTVYEIDDMCRRAGFIKLPVTLDDFNRIRNLPFQENVRHNDPFDRILIAQAIENDLTIITADGNIPLYDVKTVW; encoded by the coding sequence ATGAAGTATTTGCTCGATACCCATACAATTCTTTGGTATTTATTCGGGGATGCCCGATTGCCTAAAAGTGCTAAAGATATAATTGAATCTAATGTTTGTTTTTACAGTTATGCTTCATTCTGGGAAATTTCAATAAAACAAAGTAAAAAGAAATTGGAATTTACTCGTACTGTATATGAAATAGATGACATGTGTAGACGGGCTGGGTTTATAAAACTTCCTGTTACACTTGATGATTTCAACAGAATTCGAAATCTGCCTTTTCAAGAAAATGTAAGACATAATGATCCATTTGATAGAATTTTAATCGCACAAGCAATTGAAAATGATTTAACAATAATAACTGCTGACGGAAATATTCCGTTATATGATGTAAAAACTGTTTGGTAA
- a CDS encoding DUF2281 domain-containing protein, whose amino-acid sequence MTNSVLEKEIATLPHAAISEVVDFIRLIKLKFPEENAVSEKKSLFGVWKNEPFYMSPDFDDPLEDFSEYM is encoded by the coding sequence ATGACTAATTCGGTTTTGGAAAAAGAAATAGCAACGCTTCCTCATGCCGCAATAAGTGAGGTTGTTGATTTTATCCGCTTGATAAAATTAAAATTTCCTGAAGAAAATGCAGTTTCTGAAAAAAAATCTCTTTTCGGCGTTTGGAAAAATGAACCTTTTTATATGTCGCCGGATTTTGATGATCCTCTCGAAGATTTTTCGGAGTATATGTGA
- a CDS encoding ABC transporter ATP-binding protein — protein MQNLKRLLSYAKGQSRLYVLALIFTLFSQVIVAMQPQLIRITIDSVIGGAPLPAGLISRLAALFKEYLNGTSGLVVMASLVVTFSLVRGLFTFGRINIASVATERSIKTLRNRLYNHIQLLPYSYHSKAETGDLIQRCTSDVETIRLALYSQIMDTISSVFLIIYTIYLMAQLNTKLMLISFCIMPLTFFSSVIFFKRIQRQFKKATEYEASMTTAVQENLTGIRVVKAFTRHQYEIEKFIKRSERYRNQNLKINNSFAAFWAFSDFLSIAQVFGIIIYGSMLAYRNEITAGDLVAFISYTGMLIWPVRRLGRIISNIGKSFVSANRIETILNEKAEDIFPTNEKPEIKGNIVFDSVSFSYPETQNHKILDNVSFSVKSGQTLAILGPTGSGKSSLVHLLARLYEYDSGSIKMDGKELNTIDKGWIRSQVGLILQEPFLYGRTIMENLKLAVPDVSDSSARHYSKVASLDDEINKFEKGYETLVGERGVSLSGGQKQRLAIARTLIKDSPVLIFDDSLSAVDTQTDIAIRSALKEEKGNKTMIIISHRISTICDADNIIVLEDGKISQEGTHEQLIAQEGLYKRIYDIQSSVQTGA, from the coding sequence ATGCAAAATTTAAAAAGACTTTTATCATATGCAAAAGGACAAAGCCGGCTTTATGTGCTTGCCCTTATTTTTACGCTTTTTTCGCAAGTAATTGTTGCCATGCAGCCTCAATTAATCCGAATTACAATAGACTCGGTAATAGGCGGTGCTCCTCTGCCCGCGGGCTTAATATCCCGATTGGCTGCCTTGTTTAAAGAGTATTTAAACGGAACAAGCGGGCTCGTTGTAATGGCCTCACTGGTAGTTACCTTTTCTCTGGTTAGAGGGCTTTTTACATTCGGCCGAATAAATATAGCCAGCGTCGCAACCGAACGTTCAATAAAGACTCTTAGAAACAGGCTGTACAATCATATCCAGCTTCTTCCTTATTCTTATCATTCAAAGGCGGAAACGGGAGACTTGATTCAGCGCTGTACATCCGATGTTGAAACCATCCGCTTGGCTCTTTATTCACAAATAATGGATACCATAAGTTCGGTGTTTTTGATAATTTATACTATTTACCTGATGGCCCAATTAAACACAAAGCTGATGCTTATCTCTTTTTGCATTATGCCTTTAACATTTTTTTCGTCGGTTATATTCTTTAAAAGAATTCAAAGGCAGTTTAAAAAGGCTACCGAGTATGAAGCCTCAATGACTACAGCCGTACAAGAAAATTTAACAGGCATCCGTGTTGTAAAGGCCTTTACCCGCCATCAATACGAAATAGAAAAATTTATTAAGCGGAGTGAAAGGTACCGAAATCAAAATTTAAAGATAAACAACAGCTTTGCCGCCTTTTGGGCCTTTTCCGATTTTCTTTCGATAGCCCAAGTTTTCGGAATAATCATTTATGGAAGTATGCTTGCCTACCGTAATGAGATAACAGCCGGCGATTTAGTCGCCTTTATTTCTTATACGGGAATGTTAATCTGGCCTGTCCGCCGCTTAGGCCGAATCATCAGCAATATAGGAAAATCCTTTGTTTCGGCAAACCGTATTGAAACTATTTTAAATGAAAAGGCTGAAGATATTTTTCCGACAAACGAAAAACCCGAAATTAAGGGAAACATAGTTTTTGATTCCGTTTCATTTTCATATCCTGAAACACAAAACCACAAGATACTCGATAATGTTTCTTTTAGTGTCAAAAGCGGACAGACCCTTGCTATTCTGGGACCGACAGGCTCGGGAAAAAGCTCCCTTGTGCACTTGCTTGCCCGCCTTTATGAGTATGATTCGGGTTCCATCAAAATGGACGGAAAAGAATTAAACACCATCGACAAGGGCTGGATAAGGTCGCAGGTAGGGCTCATCTTGCAGGAGCCTTTTTTGTACGGCAGAACGATTATGGAAAACCTTAAATTGGCAGTACCGGATGTTTCCGATTCTTCGGCCCGTCACTACTCAAAGGTAGCTTCGTTGGACGATGAAATAAATAAGTTTGAAAAAGGCTATGAAACCTTGGTCGGCGAGAGGGGCGTTTCCTTATCAGGAGGCCAAAAACAAAGGCTTGCAATCGCCCGAACCCTCATTAAAGATTCTCCCGTTCTAATCTTTGATGACTCCCTTTCGGCTGTAGATACCCAAACGGATATAGCTATCCGTTCCGCATTAAAAGAAGAAAAGGGCAACAAGACTATGATTATAATTTCGCATAGAATTTCAACTATTTGCGATGCAGACAATATAATAGTTTTAGAAGACGGAAAGATAAGCCAAGAAGGAACCCATGAACAGCTGATAGCTCAAGAAGGTTTATACAAGAGGATTTACGATATTCAAAGCTCTGTTCAAACCGGAGCGTAA